One genomic window of Erinaceus europaeus chromosome 7, mEriEur2.1, whole genome shotgun sequence includes the following:
- the KRT8 gene encoding keratin, type II cytoskeletal 8 isoform X2, with amino-acid sequence MTHSLAPCPGAGDLGVRTLEQQNKILETKWSLLQQQKTARSNMDNMFESYINNLRRQLETLGQEKMKLEVELGNMQGLVEDFKNKYEDEINKRTEMENEFVLIKKDVDEAYMNKVELESRLEGLTDEINFFRQLYEVEIQELQSQISDTSVVLSMDNNRSLDLDGIIADVKAQYEEMTNRNRAEAESMYQIKYEELQTLAGKHGDDLRRTKTEISDMNRNISRLQAEIENLKGQRASLEAAIADAEQRGELAIKDANSKLAELEAALQRAKQDMARQLREYQELMNVKLALDIEIATYRKLLEGEESRLESGMQNMSIHTKTTSGYSGGLSSAYGGLTSPGLTYGLNASFGSGGGSGSFNRTSSTKAVVVKKIETRDGKLVSESSDVLSK; translated from the exons GTGCGAACCCTGGAACAGCAGAACAAGATTCTGGAGACCAAATGGAGCCTCCTGCAGCAGCAGAAGACAGCTCGGAGCAACATGGACAACATGTTCGAGAGTTATATCAACAACCTCCGGCGGCAGCTGGAGACACTGGGCCAGGAGAAGATGAAGCTGGAGGTGGAGCTCGGCAACATGCAGGGGCTGGTGGAGGACTTCAAGAACAA GTATGAAGATGAGATTAACAAGCGCACAGAGATGGAGAATGAATTTGTCCTCATCAAGAAG GATGTGGATGAGGCATACATGAACAAGGTGGAGCTGGAGTCTCGCCTGGAAGGACTGACAGACGAGATCAACTTCTTCAGGCAGCTGTATGAAGTG GAGATCCAAGAGCTGCAGTCCCAGATCTCGGACACGTCCGTGGTTCTGTCCATGGACAACAACCGCTCCCTGGACCTGGACGGCATCATCGCTGATGTCAAGGCCCAGTACGAGGAGATGACCAACCGCAACCGGGCTGAGGCTGAGTCCATGTACCAGATCAAG tatGAGGAGCTGCAGACTTTGGCTGGGAAGCACGGGGATGACCTCCGTCGCACGAAGACGGAGATTTCTGACATGAACCGGAACATCAGCCGGCTCCAGGCAGAGATCGAGAACCTCAAAGGCCAG CGGGCTTCCCTGGAGGCCGCCATTGCTGATGCTGAGCAGCGCGGGGAGCTGGCCATCAAGGACGCCAACTCCAAGCTGGCGGAACTGGAGGCCGCCCTGCAGCGGGCCAAGCAGGACATGGCGCGGCAGCTGCGCGAGTACCAGGAGCTCATGAACGTGAAGCTGGCCCTGGACATCGAGATCGCCACCTACAGGAAGCTGCTGGAGGGCGAGGAGAGCAG GCTGGAATCTGGGATGCAGAATATGAGCATCCACACCAAGACCACTAGCGGCTACTCCG GTGGGCTGAGCTCGGCCTACGGGGGCCTCACCAGTCCCGGCCTCACCTACGGCCTGAATGCCAGTTTCGGCTCTGGAGGGGGCTCCGGTTCCTTCAACCGCACCAGCTCCACCAAAGCTGTGGTCGTGAAGAAGATTGAGACCCGAGATGGGAAGCTTGTGTCTGAGTCTTCCGACGTCCTGTCCAAGTGA